From Streptomyces qinzhouensis, one genomic window encodes:
- a CDS encoding peptidase inhibitor family I36 protein — translation MRTKTLLTTVVLALALGLAPGPAGASPRAAGPPALADCPPGALCLWEQEDFRGPRRVYELAWTEVDSCTALPPGRGAGALANRTGRPVTTYQSDECAEHGAFDTYPGSGVWAPRSPYLIRAFRIWER, via the coding sequence ATGCGGACCAAGACCCTCCTGACCACCGTCGTCCTCGCGCTCGCCCTCGGACTCGCCCCCGGCCCGGCCGGTGCGTCGCCGCGGGCCGCCGGGCCCCCGGCGCTCGCCGACTGCCCGCCCGGTGCGCTCTGTCTGTGGGAACAGGAGGACTTCCGGGGACCGCGCCGGGTGTACGAACTCGCCTGGACCGAGGTGGATTCCTGTACGGCCCTGCCGCCCGGCCGCGGCGCCGGGGCCCTCGCCAATCGCACCGGCCGCCCGGTGACCACCTATCAGTCCGACGAGTGCGCCGAGCACGGCGCCTTCGACACCTACCCGGGCAGCGGGGTCTGGGCACCCCGCTCGCCCTATCTGATCAGGGCGTTCCGGATCTGGGAGCGCTGA